Proteins encoded together in one Lathyrus oleraceus cultivar Zhongwan6 chromosome 5, CAAS_Psat_ZW6_1.0, whole genome shotgun sequence window:
- the LOC127085401 gene encoding NAC domain-containing protein 100, protein MENVSDEMNLPPGFRFHPTDEELISHYLYRKVTDINFSSRAIGEVDLNKSEPWDLPWKAKMGEKEWYFFCVRDRKYPTGLRTNRATEGGYWKATGKDKEIDRGKSLVGMKKTLVFYKGRAPKGEKTNWVMHEYRLEGKFSVINLPKTAKNEWVICRIFQKSLSDKKTCTLSGIMRLESFGNEMSSSILPPYSINKTKSPYVSCFSNPIETNQAGTFDSFTNNPFEVPSNHTMNLPKNTLSIDSFYSTQELQATPNFPSPIDLSTLWNY, encoded by the exons ATGGAAAATGTTTCAGATGAGATGAATTTGCCACCTGGGTTTAGGTTTCATCCAACTGATGAAGAGCTTATAAGTCATTATCTTTATAGAAAGGTAACTGACATTAACTTTTCTTCTAGGGCCATTGGAGAGGTTGATTTGAACAAATCTGAGCCTTGGGATTTGCCAT GGAAAGCAAAAATGGGCGAAAAAGAGTGGTATTTTTTCTGTGTGAGAGATAGAAAGTATCCAACAGGTTTGAGGACTAATAGAGCAACTGAAGGTGGATATTGGAAGGCAACTGGAAAAGATAAGGAGATTGACAGAGGTAAATCTCTTGTTGGAATGAAGAAAACTCTTGTTTTTTACAAAGGAAGAGCACCTAAAGGAGAGAAAACAAATTGGGTTATGCATGAATATAGACTTGAGGGTAAATTCTCTGTGATCAACCTACCTAAAACTGCAAAG AATGAGTGGGTGATTTGCAGGATATTTCAGAAGAGTTTATCAGACAAAAAGACATGCACACTTTCTGGGATAATGAGGTTAGAATCATTTGGAAATGAAATGAGTTCTTCTATTCTTCCACCTTATTCCATTAACAAAACCAAATCACCTTACGTGTCCTGCTTCTCCAATCCAATTGAAACAAACCAAGCTGGAACCTTTGATTCCTTTACCAACAACCCTTTTGAGGTTCCTTCAAATCATACAATGAATCTTCCAAAAAACACACTTTCCATTGATTCATTTTACTCTACTCAAGAACTGCAAGCTACACCAAATTTTCCATCACCAATTGATCTATCTACCTTGTGGAACTACTAA